The sequence below is a genomic window from Salicibibacter cibarius.
GTTCGCACGATCCAAAACATAGCTCAAAATGAACATGGCGAATCTTACTTCGATCTGGAACCCGAGGTTCAAGATGAAATTCTGGAAGCATTTGAAGATGGCGAAGTCGATATGACGGGCGTTGCTTCCGATGAGTTTTTTGCCATGCTAAGGACAGCAACGATCGAGGGAGCTTATTCCGATCCTGTTTATGGCGGGAATTACAACATGGATGGATGGCGTCAAATTCAGTATCCGGGCTCGCAGATGGCTTATACGGATGTCGTTGCAGAAGAAGAATTTGTAGAAATGGATCCGGTCAGTTTACATGACCATCATGAATAACCGATTCAATGTGGAAAAGGTAAAGGAGGGCGATTATGGCAACAGAGTTACCGAGAAAAGAAGCGGTAGTGGTTGGCGTCGGTTGGGCCGGGGGGATTATTGCCTCGGAACTTGCGAAGGACGGCATCGAGGTTATGGGATTGGAACGAGGTGCTGAACGTACGATTGATGATTTTATCATGCAAAAAGATGAATTAAGATACGCGGTGCGTTATGACCTGATGCAAGATCTATCAAAAGAAACGTTAACGTTCCGAAATGATCGTGATATGCGGGCGCTGCCGATGAGGCAACTTGGGTCGTTTTTGTTAGGGACGGACTTAGGAGGAGCCGGAGTTCACTGGAATGGGATGTGCCCGCGCTTTCTTCCTTATGACTTTGAGATTCGTTCACAAACCATCGATCGTTACGGTGAAGATAAAATCCCTGAAGATATGCCCCTGCAAGACTGGGGGATCAGTTATGAGGACATGGAAGAACACTTTGCCCATTTTGATGAAACGATTGGCACGTCCGGGGAAGATAATGAAATGTCAGCCCCCCGTTCTACAGAATATCCGACGCCACCGATGGTCGAAACACCGGCGATTCGATTGTTTAAAGAAGCGTCAAGTGAGTTAGGCTTACATCCTTATCAAGGACCTTCTGCCAATTTGAGTGAAGCCTATACGAATCCGGACGGACAAACGATCCAACAGTGTCAGTACTGTTCTTTTTGTGAACGTTTCGGATGCGACTATCAAGCGAAATCAGATCCCATTATCACAGTGATTCCGACCGCAAAAGAAACCGGGAATTTTGAACTTCGTACCCATGCCAATGTACGCAGTATCTCCTATGACGGGGAACGAACAGACGGCGTTTATTTTATCGATATGCTTACCGGAGAAGAATTTTTCCAACCTGCGGACATTGTTATTCTGACCTCTTACGTTATGAATAACAGTCGCCTTTTATTGCAGTCAGAGATTGGCACGCCTTATGACCCCGATACGCAGACTGGCGTGATTGGT
It includes:
- a CDS encoding GMC family oxidoreductase; translated protein: MATELPRKEAVVVGVGWAGGIIASELAKDGIEVMGLERGAERTIDDFIMQKDELRYAVRYDLMQDLSKETLTFRNDRDMRALPMRQLGSFLLGTDLGGAGVHWNGMCPRFLPYDFEIRSQTIDRYGEDKIPEDMPLQDWGISYEDMEEHFAHFDETIGTSGEDNEMSAPRSTEYPTPPMVETPAIRLFKEASSELGLHPYQGPSANLSEAYTNPDGQTIQQCQYCSFCERFGCDYQAKSDPIITVIPTAKETGNFELRTHANVRSISYDGERTDGVYFIDMLTGEEFFQPADIVILTSYVMNNSRLLLQSEIGTPYDPDTQTGVIGKNYCYQIQTSVQGFFDRQFNMYAGAGALVGHVDDYNGDNFDHSDLDFLHGGAIRLMQTGIRPINTNPVPPGTKQWGSEFKEANAHYLFRTLSIGAEGASMPHVNNYLDLDPTYTDSLGDPLLRMTYNFTEQDRNLAAYQTERMQEIMEEMGANDIVANPDIGDYNIRPYQSTHNTGGVIMGGDPDTSAVNNYLQMWDCENLFVVGASAFAHNSGNNPTPTVGALSYRAAEGIKQYYENPGPLA